A window from Streptomyces subrutilus encodes these proteins:
- the secG gene encoding preprotein translocase subunit SecG: protein MGFSIALIVFSALLMLLVLMHKGKGGGLSDMFGGGMQSSVGGSSVAERNLDRITVVVGLLWFACIMALGLLMKSSS from the coding sequence ATGGGGTTCTCGATCGCCCTGATCGTCTTCAGCGCCCTGCTGATGCTGCTCGTGCTGATGCACAAGGGCAAGGGCGGCGGCCTTTCCGACATGTTCGGCGGCGGCATGCAGTCGTCGGTCGGCGGTTCCTCCGTCGCCGAGCGCAACCTCGACCGCATCACCGTGGTCGTCGGTCTGCTCTGGTTCGCGTGCATCATGGCGCTCGGTCTCCTGATGAAGTCGAGCAGCTGA
- the pgi gene encoding glucose-6-phosphate isomerase — translation MNAQQGTASDEGRTKLTRTPEWLALAKHREQFGRTHLRRLFEEDPGRGTGYTLRAGDLHVDYSKHLVTDETLALLRELASATGVAALREAMFNGEKINTTEGRAVLHTALRAPRDAVVEVDGENVVPAVHEVLDKMAAFADQVRSGEWTGFTGARIRNVVNIGIGGSDLGPAMAYEALRAFSDRDLTLRFVSNVDGADLHEAVRDLDPAETLFIIASKTFTTIETITNATSARGWLLDGLGGDQAAVARHFVALSTNAEKVTDFGIDPANMFEFWDWVGGRYSFDSAIGLSLMIAIGPDAFRELLGGFEAMDTHFRTAPPEENVPLLLGLLGVWYIGFFDAQSHAVLPYSHYLSRFTAYLQQLDMESNGKSVDRDGQPVEWQTGPVVWGTPGTNGQHAYYQLIHQGTRVIPADFIGFANPLPELPPRLAAQHDLLMANFFAQTQALAFGKTADEVRAEGTPEELVPHKTFRGNHPTTTVLAADLTPAVLGQLIALYEHKVFVQGAVWNIDSFDQWGVELGKVLAKRIEPALTEGADVPGLDPSTTALVATYRRLRGRG, via the coding sequence ATGAACGCACAGCAGGGCACCGCGTCGGACGAGGGGCGCACCAAGCTCACCCGGACGCCCGAGTGGCTGGCCCTGGCCAAGCACCGGGAGCAGTTCGGCCGGACGCACCTGCGGCGGCTGTTCGAGGAGGATCCGGGCCGCGGCACCGGCTACACCCTGCGCGCCGGCGACCTGCACGTCGACTACTCCAAGCACCTCGTCACCGACGAGACGCTGGCCCTGCTGCGCGAGCTGGCCTCGGCGACCGGCGTGGCCGCGCTGCGCGAGGCGATGTTCAACGGCGAGAAGATCAACACCACCGAGGGCCGCGCGGTCCTGCACACCGCCCTGCGCGCGCCCCGGGACGCCGTCGTCGAGGTGGACGGGGAGAACGTCGTCCCCGCCGTCCACGAGGTGCTCGACAAGATGGCCGCCTTCGCCGACCAGGTCAGGTCGGGGGAGTGGACCGGCTTCACCGGCGCACGCATCCGCAACGTCGTCAACATCGGCATCGGCGGCTCCGACCTCGGCCCGGCCATGGCCTACGAGGCCCTGCGAGCCTTCTCCGACCGCGATCTGACGCTGCGTTTCGTCTCCAACGTCGACGGCGCCGACCTGCACGAGGCCGTGCGGGACCTGGACCCGGCCGAGACGCTGTTCATCATCGCCTCCAAGACCTTCACCACCATCGAGACCATCACCAACGCGACCTCGGCGCGCGGCTGGCTGCTCGACGGCCTGGGCGGCGACCAGGCCGCCGTGGCACGGCACTTCGTGGCGCTGTCCACCAACGCCGAGAAGGTCACCGACTTCGGCATCGACCCGGCCAACATGTTCGAGTTCTGGGACTGGGTGGGCGGGCGCTACTCCTTCGACTCGGCCATCGGGCTCTCCCTGATGATCGCGATCGGCCCGGACGCCTTCCGCGAGCTCCTCGGCGGCTTCGAGGCCATGGACACGCACTTCCGCACGGCGCCCCCCGAGGAGAACGTGCCGCTGCTGCTGGGCCTGCTGGGCGTCTGGTACATCGGCTTCTTCGACGCGCAGTCGCACGCGGTGCTGCCGTACAGCCACTACCTCTCGCGCTTCACCGCCTACCTCCAGCAGCTGGACATGGAGTCAAACGGCAAGTCCGTGGACCGCGACGGGCAGCCGGTGGAGTGGCAGACCGGCCCGGTGGTGTGGGGCACCCCCGGCACCAACGGCCAGCACGCCTACTACCAGCTCATCCACCAGGGGACGCGGGTCATCCCCGCGGACTTCATCGGCTTCGCCAACCCGCTGCCCGAGCTGCCGCCGCGCCTCGCCGCCCAGCACGACCTGCTGATGGCCAACTTCTTCGCGCAGACGCAGGCCCTGGCCTTCGGCAAGACGGCCGACGAGGTACGCGCCGAGGGCACCCCGGAGGAGCTCGTCCCGCACAAGACCTTCCGCGGCAACCACCCCACGACCACCGTCCTGGCCGCCGACCTCACCCCGGCGGTGCTCGGACAGCTCATCGCGCTGTACGAGCACAAGGTGTTCGTCCAGGGCGCCGTGTGGAACATCGACTCCTTCGACCAGTGGGGCGTGGAGCTCGGCAAGGTCCTCGCCAAGCGCATCGAGCCCGCCCTGACCGAGGGCGCGGACGTACCGGGCCTGGACCCCTCCACCACGGCCCTGGTGGCCACCTACCGCAGGCTGCGCGGCCGCGGCTGA
- the pgl gene encoding 6-phosphogluconolactonase: protein MTTPQVVVHRDKELMAEATAARLITRIVDAQAARGSASVVLTGGRNGNGLLAALATAPARDAVDWRRLDLWWGDERYVPADDPERNHTQARAALLDSVPVDPARVHVMPASDGPYGADVDAAAAAYAAELAAAAAPEDHGPVPRFDVLMLGVGPDTHVASLFPEHPATRESERTVVGVHGAPKPPPTRISLTLPAIRAAREVWLLAAGEDKAGAVSLALGGAGGVQAPAAEAYGRSRTLWLLDRAAASGLPAGMYPRS, encoded by the coding sequence ATGACGACTCCCCAGGTCGTCGTCCACCGGGACAAGGAGCTGATGGCCGAGGCCACGGCGGCCCGGCTCATCACCAGGATCGTGGACGCGCAGGCGGCCCGCGGCAGTGCCTCGGTGGTCCTGACCGGCGGCCGCAACGGCAACGGCCTGCTCGCGGCCCTGGCCACCGCCCCGGCCCGGGACGCGGTCGACTGGCGCCGGCTGGACCTGTGGTGGGGCGACGAGCGCTACGTCCCCGCCGACGACCCCGAGCGCAACCACACCCAGGCCCGCGCGGCCCTGCTGGACTCGGTGCCGGTGGACCCCGCCCGCGTGCACGTCATGCCCGCCTCGGACGGACCGTACGGGGCGGACGTGGACGCGGCGGCGGCCGCGTACGCGGCGGAGCTGGCCGCGGCGGCCGCTCCGGAGGACCACGGACCGGTTCCCCGCTTCGACGTGCTGATGCTGGGCGTGGGGCCGGACACCCACGTGGCCTCGCTGTTCCCGGAGCACCCGGCCACCCGCGAGAGCGAGCGCACGGTGGTCGGCGTGCACGGCGCCCCGAAGCCCCCGCCGACCCGCATCTCCCTCACCCTGCCCGCGATCCGCGCGGCGCGCGAGGTCTGGCTGCTGGCCGCCGGCGAGGACAAGGCCGGGGCGGTCTCCCTCGCGCTCGGCGGCGCCGGCGGGGTGCAGGCCCCGGCCGCGGAGGCGTACGGCCGCTCGCGCACCCTGTGGCTCCTGGACCGCGCGGCCGCGTCCGGCCTGCCCGCCGGGATGTACCCGCGGTCCTGA
- the tpiA gene encoding triose-phosphate isomerase translates to MTTRTPLMAGNWKMNLNHLEAIAHVQKLSFALADKDYDAVEVAVLPPFVDLRSVQTLVDGDKLKIKYGAQDISAHDSGAYTGEISGSMLAKLKCTYVAVGHSERRQYHGEDDATCNAKVKAAYRHGLTPILCVGEGLDVRKAGEQVPYTLAQLDGGLADVPAEQVESIVIAYEPVWAIGTGEVATPEDAQEVCGAIRGRLAELYSQELADTVRIQYGGSVKSGNIAAIMAQPDVDGALIGGAALDADEFVKIVRFRDQ, encoded by the coding sequence ATGACCACGCGCACCCCGCTGATGGCGGGCAACTGGAAGATGAACCTCAACCACCTTGAGGCCATCGCGCACGTCCAGAAGCTCTCCTTCGCGCTCGCCGACAAGGACTACGACGCCGTCGAGGTCGCGGTCCTGCCGCCCTTCGTCGATCTCCGCTCGGTCCAGACCCTGGTCGACGGCGACAAGCTGAAGATCAAGTACGGCGCCCAGGACATCTCGGCGCACGACTCCGGCGCCTACACCGGCGAGATCTCCGGCTCGATGCTGGCGAAGCTGAAGTGCACGTACGTGGCCGTCGGCCACAGCGAGCGCCGCCAGTACCACGGCGAGGACGACGCGACCTGCAACGCCAAGGTCAAGGCCGCCTACCGCCACGGGCTCACCCCGATCCTGTGCGTCGGCGAGGGCCTCGACGTCCGCAAGGCCGGCGAGCAGGTCCCGTACACGCTGGCCCAGCTCGACGGCGGCCTCGCGGACGTCCCGGCCGAGCAGGTCGAGTCCATCGTGATCGCGTACGAGCCCGTCTGGGCGATCGGGACCGGCGAGGTCGCCACGCCCGAGGACGCGCAGGAGGTCTGCGGGGCCATCCGCGGCCGCCTCGCGGAGCTCTACTCCCAGGAGCTGGCCGACACGGTCCGCATCCAGTACGGCGGCTCGGTCAAGTCCGGCAACATCGCGGCGATCATGGCCCAGCCCGACGTCGACGGCGCCCTGATCGGCGGCGCGGCGCTGGACGCGGACGAGTTCGTGAAGATCGTCCGCTTCCGCGACCAGTAG
- a CDS encoding RNA polymerase-binding protein RbpA, with amino-acid sequence MGEAERGESAPRLRISFWCSNGHETQPSFASDAQVPDTWDCPRCGFPAGQDRDSPPAPPRTEPYKTHLAYVRERRTDADGEAILAEALAKLRGEI; translated from the coding sequence ATGGGCGAGGCCGAGCGCGGCGAGTCCGCGCCCCGTCTGCGCATCTCCTTCTGGTGCTCGAACGGGCACGAGACGCAGCCCAGCTTCGCCAGTGACGCGCAGGTTCCGGACACCTGGGACTGCCCGCGCTGCGGGTTCCCGGCCGGGCAGGACCGGGACAGCCCTCCCGCCCCGCCCCGCACCGAGCCGTACAAGACGCACCTGGCGTACGTCCGGGAGCGGCGCACGGACGCCGACGGCGAGGCGATCCTCGCCGAGGCGCTCGCGAAGCTGCGCGGCGAGATCTAG